From a region of the Roseivirga sp. 4D4 genome:
- a CDS encoding NuoM family protein — protein MVHLLSYIVFIPLVAALLVLLTPRVHQNLYRVLTLLGLGLTLVLIVFAVFKFDGSVQEAINDEANLQLVEKSEWFSMSLGSLGKFSVDYFVGVDGLNVGMLLLAGIVLLIGAVASWNIKEKQKAYFGLYLLLSSSILGCFVALDFFLFYLFFEFMLLPMYFLIGIWGGPRKAYAAIKFFLYTLVGSILILIVMIGLYNSVYDPVKTALEAGYQANQVEQVQQMVQAGTIESDQIVKSFNMIHMADADNFIPGSLLERSGLAKIFGQPARWIAFLALLIGFAIKLPAVPFHTWLPDAHVEAPTPISVVLAGILLKVGGYGLIRTAFVMFPDSAYHYSWLIGFFGMFAIIYGALNALAQKDLKKLIAYSSVSHMGFVLMGLAAMTVEGINGAIYQMYSHGLISAMLFLIAGVIYDRTHDRMIENYGGLASQMPKYTVFVAIAFFASLGLPGFSGFIAELMVFIGSFKSSAIPAWMPVVATTGLVLGAGYYLWTLQRMFFGKFWVKDKNWVSSLTDLNGREYLMLVPLVILILAFGIYPSLLLDLINNSVESFADHLLQFRK, from the coding sequence ATGGTGCACCTGTTATCATATATCGTTTTCATTCCCCTAGTAGCGGCATTATTGGTACTGCTAACACCGAGAGTGCATCAAAACCTCTACCGTGTACTGACTTTGCTTGGTTTGGGGCTTACGCTTGTTCTCATCGTTTTTGCTGTCTTTAAGTTTGACGGATCGGTTCAAGAGGCGATTAACGATGAGGCGAATCTTCAGTTGGTCGAAAAGTCCGAATGGTTTTCGATGTCCTTGGGCTCATTGGGTAAATTCTCGGTGGATTATTTCGTGGGTGTTGATGGCCTCAATGTAGGAATGCTCTTGTTAGCAGGCATTGTATTGTTAATCGGAGCTGTCGCCTCTTGGAATATTAAGGAAAAGCAAAAGGCGTATTTTGGACTATATCTACTACTCTCTTCCTCTATTCTAGGCTGTTTTGTGGCTTTAGACTTCTTCCTGTTTTACCTATTCTTCGAGTTTATGCTCCTACCGATGTACTTCTTAATCGGTATTTGGGGCGGACCTAGAAAAGCATATGCTGCCATCAAATTCTTCTTATACACGCTAGTTGGTTCTATACTGATTCTCATCGTGATGATAGGCCTTTATAACTCAGTTTACGATCCAGTGAAAACCGCTCTGGAAGCTGGGTACCAAGCCAATCAAGTAGAACAGGTTCAACAAATGGTACAAGCGGGCACCATTGAGTCAGACCAAATTGTGAAGTCCTTCAATATGATCCACATGGCGGATGCCGACAACTTTATACCCGGATCATTACTTGAAAGATCAGGACTCGCAAAAATCTTTGGGCAACCCGCTCGATGGATTGCTTTTCTGGCGCTTCTTATAGGCTTTGCGATTAAGTTACCGGCAGTGCCCTTTCATACCTGGCTGCCTGATGCTCACGTGGAAGCCCCTACTCCTATTTCTGTTGTCTTGGCAGGAATTCTCCTGAAAGTCGGAGGTTACGGATTGATCAGAACAGCATTTGTCATGTTCCCAGATAGTGCTTATCACTATTCATGGTTGATCGGTTTCTTCGGCATGTTCGCCATTATCTATGGCGCCTTAAATGCCCTCGCACAAAAAGATTTGAAAAAGCTGATCGCCTACAGTTCTGTATCGCATATGGGTTTTGTATTGATGGGCTTGGCCGCTATGACAGTGGAAGGAATCAATGGTGCCATCTATCAAATGTATTCTCATGGTTTGATTTCGGCCATGCTATTTTTGATCGCAGGTGTAATCTATGATCGTACTCACGATCGCATGATCGAAAACTATGGTGGTCTGGCTTCCCAAATGCCAAAGTATACGGTCTTCGTGGCGATTGCTTTCTTCGCGTCATTAGGTCTTCCTGGCTTCTCCGGTTTCATTGCTGAATTGATGGTCTTTATCGGTTCCTTTAAGTCATCCGCTATTCCGGCATGGATGCCTGTTGTGGCAACTACTGGACTTGTGTTGGGTGCTGGATATTATCTCTGGACGCTGCAACGGATGTTCTTTGGCAAGTTCTGGGTAAAAGATAAAAACTGGGTGAGCTCATTGACCGATCTAAATGGCAGGGAATACCTGATGCTAGTGCCTCTGGTTATTCTAATATTGGCTTTTGGTATTTATCCATCGCTTCTTTTAGATCTGATCAACAATTCGGTTGAGAGTTTTGCCGACCACTTATTACAGTTTCGTAAATAA
- a CDS encoding NADH-quinone oxidoreductase subunit N — MLIGQLQHSGLEEKLANTSQDLWALLPEIVIVSTIVLLIVFDLIFKKNKSIGLAAISFVGLAYCFVLTLQQWHAIESSRSLMSGLLNLNRLSIFLKGGFIIGLAIALITAIRSGDVQKGFFKTSEILVMLFGLLLGASFMTMSSNLLMIYISIEVVSICSYVLTGLTKGRKKAEAGVKYLIYGAVASSIMLYGMSWLYGFTGSLNLTDQSFINSIAQIPALPLTIACIMVLGGFLFKLGAFPLHIWSPDVYEATPTPIVAVFSVLPKLAALTIIFKFVNLINTPLIDWELWIGIVAIASMTVGNFSALWQKDIKRMLAYSSIAHAGFLLVGILAFSSSGNQAMLFYGSIYLIMNFGAFYLVQTLERQTGNTSFESMKGLGVKLPLIGSLILIVMIALTGLPPTAGFNAKLYIFSALWESYQASGHEILIWVFVIGLLNTVIALLYYLKLPYLLFFKTSQAETKLDNQEIKDALVGTLFVLPLLLLFFRSDWFVGLMNSINFELWIP, encoded by the coding sequence ATGTTGATCGGCCAACTACAACATAGTGGACTAGAAGAAAAACTGGCAAATACAAGTCAAGACTTATGGGCACTGCTCCCCGAGATTGTCATTGTCTCGACCATAGTCCTTTTGATTGTCTTTGATCTGATCTTTAAGAAAAATAAGTCGATCGGCTTAGCAGCTATTTCATTTGTTGGACTAGCCTATTGCTTTGTATTGACCCTTCAGCAATGGCATGCTATTGAGTCTTCACGATCCCTAATGTCAGGTTTGCTCAACCTCAATAGACTCTCTATCTTCCTAAAAGGAGGCTTTATTATCGGACTGGCTATTGCGCTGATCACGGCCATTCGATCGGGAGACGTACAGAAGGGCTTTTTCAAGACTAGCGAAATTCTGGTCATGCTTTTCGGTTTGCTACTGGGTGCCTCGTTCATGACCATGTCTAGCAACTTGCTCATGATTTACATATCTATCGAGGTGGTTTCTATTTGCTCTTATGTGTTAACGGGTTTGACAAAAGGACGTAAGAAAGCAGAAGCTGGGGTGAAGTACCTGATCTATGGTGCTGTTGCCTCTTCCATTATGCTTTATGGTATGAGCTGGCTGTATGGCTTTACAGGGTCTTTGAATTTGACGGATCAGTCATTTATCAATTCCATTGCTCAGATACCAGCATTACCGCTGACCATTGCCTGCATTATGGTATTGGGTGGTTTCTTATTTAAGCTAGGAGCGTTTCCACTTCATATTTGGTCTCCAGATGTTTATGAGGCCACTCCTACTCCCATTGTGGCTGTATTCTCAGTGCTACCAAAACTTGCGGCATTGACTATCATTTTTAAGTTCGTTAATCTGATCAACACACCCCTGATCGACTGGGAATTATGGATCGGTATAGTTGCCATCGCGAGTATGACGGTGGGCAATTTCTCGGCTCTATGGCAAAAAGATATCAAGCGAATGTTGGCCTATTCTTCCATAGCCCATGCAGGTTTCTTATTGGTTGGCATTTTGGCCTTTAGTAGTTCAGGTAATCAGGCCATGCTCTTCTATGGATCGATTTACTTGATCATGAATTTTGGAGCCTTTTATTTGGTGCAGACCCTAGAACGGCAAACTGGAAACACTTCTTTTGAAAGCATGAAAGGTTTGGGTGTCAAGCTTCCACTCATCGGTAGTTTGATATTGATCGTAATGATCGCTTTAACGGGACTTCCACCCACCGCAGGCTTCAACGCTAAGCTTTATATTTTCTCAGCACTCTGGGAAAGTTATCAAGCCAGTGGACATGAAATTCTAATCTGGGTCTTTGTTATTGGATTATTGAATACGGTGATCGCCTTATTATATTACCTCAAACTTCCTTACCTACTCTTTTTTAAAACATCGCAAGCTGAAACCAAGTTGGACAATCAAGAAATCAAAGATGCGCTAGTGGGCACTTTATTTGTATTGCCTTTGTTACTCTTGTTCTTTCGGTCAGATTGGTTTGTAGGCCTAATGAATAGTATTAATTTTGAGCTTTGGATACCCTAA
- a CDS encoding amidophosphoribosyltransferase, whose protein sequence is MSEQIKHECGIAHIRLRKPLQYYIDKYGSASYAVNKLYIMMQKQSNRGQDGVGVANIKVDVDPGTRFISRYRTINQQPVNEIFAKIARKFEKAKKKKGYDPNDAQWMKNNMGFTGELWMGHLRYGTHGKNSIESCHPFLRQNNWRSRNLVMAGNFNMTNVDELFDLLVKLGQHPKEKTDTVTVMEKIGHFVDEENQRIFDKYRNKKENFEITKHIENEMNIQRILKRSFKDFDGGYAMVGLLGHGASFVVRDPNGIRPAFKYIDDEVIVVASEKQAIKAAFNVNYEEITDVKPGHALIVQKNAEWDEVPIMKAGEMKACSFERIYFSRGTDPDIYNERKDLGRLVIPQILKSINMDLKNTVFSYIPNTAEISFLGMMQGLDEFMLKRRKEVIIDGQPSLETPEQLLSFQPRVEKLVIKDAKLRTFIADDSSRDELVANVYDTTYEVINKGVDTLVVIDDSIVRGTTLEKSILKMLDRLEPKKIVIVSSAPQIRYPDCYGIDMSKVKEFVAFRAMLALLKENFKENLLEEAYHKALANINNKDQVNCVKELYDQFTYEEVSQKITDIVRPEGLKAELEVVYQTVENLHEACPKNLGDWYFTGDYPTPGGNRVVNKAFINFMEGKEVRAY, encoded by the coding sequence ATGAGTGAGCAGATCAAACACGAATGTGGTATAGCCCACATTCGCCTCAGAAAACCGCTTCAATACTATATTGACAAATATGGTTCGGCTTCTTACGCGGTAAATAAGCTTTATATCATGATGCAGAAACAGTCTAACCGCGGCCAAGATGGTGTCGGGGTGGCCAACATCAAAGTTGATGTTGATCCAGGGACGCGTTTCATCAGTAGGTATAGAACCATTAACCAACAGCCGGTAAACGAGATCTTCGCCAAGATTGCTCGAAAGTTTGAAAAGGCTAAGAAGAAAAAGGGTTACGATCCCAACGATGCCCAGTGGATGAAAAACAACATGGGTTTCACAGGAGAGCTTTGGATGGGTCACCTCCGGTATGGTACTCATGGAAAGAACAGTATCGAAAGCTGTCATCCATTCCTAAGACAGAATAACTGGCGTAGCCGTAACCTGGTGATGGCGGGTAACTTCAACATGACCAATGTTGATGAGCTTTTTGACTTACTTGTCAAACTGGGGCAGCACCCTAAAGAAAAGACTGACACAGTGACTGTGATGGAGAAGATCGGCCACTTTGTCGATGAAGAGAACCAACGCATTTTCGATAAGTACCGCAACAAGAAGGAGAACTTCGAGATTACGAAACACATCGAAAATGAAATGAACATTCAGCGTATTCTGAAGCGTTCTTTTAAAGATTTTGATGGCGGTTATGCCATGGTAGGCCTCTTGGGACATGGTGCCTCATTTGTGGTTCGAGACCCAAATGGTATTCGACCAGCCTTTAAATACATTGATGATGAGGTCATTGTGGTTGCTTCTGAAAAGCAGGCAATCAAAGCTGCCTTCAATGTGAATTACGAAGAGATCACGGATGTAAAGCCTGGTCATGCCCTTATCGTTCAGAAGAATGCAGAATGGGATGAAGTGCCGATCATGAAAGCGGGTGAAATGAAGGCCTGTTCTTTCGAGCGCATTTACTTCTCCAGAGGTACCGATCCCGATATCTACAATGAGAGAAAAGATTTAGGAAGACTTGTGATCCCACAAATCTTAAAGTCCATTAACATGGATCTTAAGAATACCGTCTTCTCTTATATTCCAAATACGGCTGAAATTTCCTTCTTGGGAATGATGCAAGGTTTGGATGAGTTTATGCTTAAAAGAAGGAAGGAAGTCATTATTGATGGACAGCCTTCACTGGAAACACCAGAGCAGTTACTCAGCTTTCAACCTAGAGTTGAAAAATTGGTCATCAAAGACGCGAAACTAAGAACCTTCATCGCAGACGATAGTAGCCGTGATGAACTCGTGGCCAATGTCTATGATACAACATATGAGGTAATCAACAAAGGTGTTGACACCTTAGTGGTCATTGATGATTCTATCGTTCGCGGAACTACCCTTGAGAAGAGTATTTTAAAAATGCTCGATAGGCTAGAGCCAAAGAAAATCGTTATCGTTTCTTCCGCACCTCAAATCCGATATCCCGATTGCTATGGCATTGACATGTCGAAGGTGAAAGAATTCGTGGCTTTCCGTGCCATGCTTGCCTTGTTGAAAGAAAATTTCAAAGAGAATCTTCTCGAAGAAGCTTATCACAAAGCTTTGGCAAACATCAACAACAAGGATCAAGTCAACTGCGTGAAGGAACTTTACGATCAGTTTACTTATGAAGAAGTGTCTCAAAAGATCACTGATATCGTAAGACCTGAAGGTCTGAAAGCAGAGTTAGAAGTAGTCTATCAAACCGTAGAGAACTTACACGAGGCATGTCCTAAAAACCTGGGCGATTGGTACTTCACAGGAGACTATCCTACTCCAGGTGGTAATCGCGTAGTGAACAAAGCCTTTATCAACTTTATGGAAGGCAAAGAGGTTAGAGCTTATTAG
- a CDS encoding carbon-nitrogen hydrolase family protein, with protein sequence MKISLAQTQPIAGNLEANIKDHLKFVEQAIEQSADLVIFSELSLTGYEPELAKNLAIHLNDSRLDPFQALSDMHNIIICVGAPTKADNGICISLIIFQPNKERRIYSKQYLHEDEDPYFVPGPTSDGIIEADKKVALAICYELTIPEHSKTANQNGAEVYIASVAKTISGVARNNPRLSEIAKQNNIPVLMCNCVGEFDGNIGGGQSGSWDKRGNPLENLDSQSAGYLIAEI encoded by the coding sequence ATGAAGATCAGTCTTGCGCAAACCCAACCGATAGCCGGAAATCTAGAAGCAAACATTAAAGACCATCTCAAATTCGTTGAGCAGGCAATCGAGCAGAGTGCTGACCTGGTCATATTTTCAGAACTTTCATTGACGGGTTATGAGCCAGAACTGGCCAAGAACTTGGCCATCCATTTAAATGATTCAAGACTTGATCCCTTTCAGGCCCTGAGCGATATGCATAACATTATTATTTGTGTTGGTGCGCCCACAAAAGCCGACAATGGCATCTGCATTAGCCTGATCATTTTTCAACCGAATAAAGAAAGAAGGATTTACTCCAAGCAATACCTACATGAGGACGAAGACCCATACTTTGTACCTGGACCGACTAGCGATGGTATTATCGAAGCAGACAAGAAAGTAGCTCTCGCCATCTGCTATGAGCTAACCATTCCAGAGCACAGCAAAACAGCAAATCAAAATGGTGCCGAAGTTTATATCGCCAGTGTCGCAAAAACCATCAGTGGTGTAGCGAGAAATAATCCCAGACTCTCAGAAATTGCAAAGCAGAACAACATTCCAGTGCTTATGTGTAACTGTGTCGGTGAATTCGATGGCAATATTGGTGGGGGACAGTCGGGGAGTTGGGACAAAAGAGGTAACCCTCTTGAAAATCTAGATTCACAAAGTGCTGGATACCTTATAGCTGAGATATAA
- a CDS encoding HesB/IscA family protein: MITVTDTAKNKIVELRTKEGKDDNQNIRVAVQGGGCSGLMYDLEFDAEIKEKDEVFEDKGVKILVDRKSLLYLLGTTLDFSDGLNGKGFQFINPNASRTCGCGESFSV; encoded by the coding sequence ATGATTACAGTAACAGATACAGCAAAGAATAAAATTGTCGAGCTTAGAACGAAAGAGGGGAAAGACGACAATCAGAATATACGAGTAGCAGTACAAGGTGGAGGATGCTCTGGCCTGATGTACGACTTAGAGTTCGATGCCGAAATCAAAGAAAAGGATGAGGTATTCGAAGACAAGGGTGTTAAGATTCTGGTGGATAGAAAGAGTCTATTGTACTTATTGGGAACAACGCTTGACTTCTCAGATGGATTGAACGGAAAAGGTTTCCAGTTTATCAACCCAAATGCATCTCGTACTTGCGGCTGTGGAGAGAGCTTCTCTGTTTAA
- the mce gene encoding methylmalonyl-CoA epimerase has translation MKKIEHIGIAVKDLETSNNLFAKLFGEPHYKVESVESEGVNTSFFQVGPNKIELLEVTNPDSPIAKFLEKRGEGIHHIAYDVEDIRAEMKRLEAEGFTLLNTEPKKGADNKLVCFLHPKTTNGVLIELCQEIQ, from the coding sequence ATGAAAAAAATAGAACACATCGGCATAGCCGTCAAAGACCTAGAAACTTCCAATAACCTATTTGCTAAACTCTTTGGTGAACCTCATTACAAGGTTGAAAGTGTGGAATCGGAAGGCGTCAACACTTCATTCTTTCAAGTAGGTCCGAACAAAATAGAATTACTCGAAGTCACAAATCCCGATAGCCCAATCGCTAAGTTCCTCGAAAAACGAGGTGAAGGCATCCACCATATCGCTTATGATGTGGAAGATATACGGGCCGAAATGAAACGCCTCGAAGCCGAAGGCTTTACCCTCCTCAATACAGAACCCAAAAAAGGAGCCGACAATAAACTAGTGTGCTTCCTCCACCCTAAAACGACTAATGGGGTTTTGATTGAACTTTGTCAGGAGATTCAATAG
- the rlmD gene encoding 23S rRNA (uracil(1939)-C(5))-methyltransferase RlmD, with amino-acid sequence MGKFRGKQKILEQVLVEGIAAEGKCIARVDDQVVFIEKVAPGDVVDVRVTRKKPSFMEATPVKFHSYSKDRVEPFCSHFGTCGGCKWQHIPYEVQLKYKNQQVVDNLERIAKVELPEITPILGSENIQFYRNKLEYTFSNWRWLTREEIENSDEIDRRGLGFHVPGSFDKILDIDTCYHQPDPSNAIRNAVKEFCRGNDFPHYDLKKKTGSLRNLIIRNSVLNEWMVIVQFALDEDRNQDLLEFIKTSFPEITSLQYVINNKANETFHDLEVKVYSGQAYITEEMEGIQFRVGPKSFYQTNATQAYELYKIARDYADLSGNEVVYDLYTGTGTIANFVAKQAKKVIGIEYVEAAIEDAKVNSEINSIDNTDFYAGDMKDLLNDEFMSQHERPDVIITDPPRAGMHADVVNMLLKIEADKIVYVSCNPATQARDLALLDAKYKLTKVQPVDMFPQTHHVENVVLLELRD; translated from the coding sequence ATGGGAAAATTCAGGGGCAAGCAGAAGATTTTAGAGCAAGTCTTAGTCGAAGGTATCGCTGCGGAAGGCAAATGCATTGCACGAGTAGATGATCAGGTAGTCTTTATCGAAAAAGTAGCACCTGGAGATGTGGTCGATGTACGCGTAACACGTAAGAAGCCTAGTTTTATGGAAGCGACCCCCGTGAAGTTTCACTCCTACTCAAAAGATCGGGTAGAACCATTCTGTAGTCATTTCGGCACCTGTGGTGGTTGTAAATGGCAACATATCCCTTACGAGGTTCAGCTCAAATACAAGAATCAACAAGTTGTTGACAACCTAGAAAGAATAGCGAAAGTTGAATTACCTGAAATCACGCCAATCCTTGGGTCTGAAAACATCCAATTCTACCGCAATAAACTAGAATATACTTTCTCTAATTGGCGATGGCTAACTCGCGAGGAAATAGAGAATAGTGATGAAATTGACCGAAGAGGTCTGGGCTTCCATGTACCAGGGAGCTTCGACAAGATTCTGGACATCGATACATGTTATCATCAACCAGATCCATCCAATGCCATTCGAAATGCAGTAAAGGAGTTTTGTAGAGGTAATGATTTCCCGCATTACGATTTAAAAAAGAAGACCGGATCACTGAGAAATCTTATCATCCGTAACTCAGTGCTCAATGAGTGGATGGTCATCGTTCAGTTTGCCTTGGATGAAGATAGAAACCAAGACTTACTTGAGTTTATCAAAACGAGCTTTCCAGAGATTACCTCCCTACAATACGTGATCAACAACAAAGCCAATGAGACTTTCCATGACCTAGAAGTGAAAGTTTATAGCGGTCAAGCCTACATTACAGAAGAAATGGAAGGCATTCAGTTTAGAGTGGGACCAAAGTCATTCTATCAAACCAATGCTACCCAAGCCTACGAACTTTACAAAATTGCACGAGATTATGCTGATTTATCCGGAAATGAAGTGGTATACGACCTCTATACAGGCACAGGTACCATTGCTAACTTTGTAGCCAAGCAAGCCAAAAAAGTCATCGGCATTGAGTATGTAGAGGCAGCTATTGAAGATGCCAAAGTCAATTCGGAGATTAACAGTATAGACAACACCGATTTCTATGCTGGCGATATGAAGGACCTACTCAATGATGAGTTCATGAGTCAGCACGAACGTCCTGATGTCATCATCACCGATCCGCCAAGAGCCGGCATGCATGCAGATGTAGTGAACATGTTATTGAAGATAGAGGCTGATAAAATCGTCTATGTGAGTTGTAACCCAGCTACCCAAGCAAGAGATTTGGCCTTACTCGATGCTAAATACAAGTTGACCAAGGTCCAACCTGTCGATATGTTTCCGCAGACGCATCATGTGGAGAATGTGGTCCTATTAGAACTCCGGGATTGA
- a CDS encoding helix-turn-helix domain-containing protein, whose protein sequence is MPKQKTSFERHVDRINKEIYQPAYYYTQIRQSRTFMKANLSKKIELEEIAATAYMSTFHFIRIFKLVYGLTPREYLKGLRIDRAKELLKEGTSVTQTCFEVGYESLPTFSRAFKKGTGHSPKAYQELNKAI, encoded by the coding sequence ATGCCAAAGCAGAAAACCAGTTTTGAACGGCATGTAGATAGAATTAACAAAGAGATCTACCAACCGGCATATTATTATACCCAAATCAGACAGTCCAGGACTTTCATGAAGGCCAATCTCTCAAAAAAGATTGAATTGGAGGAAATTGCCGCAACAGCTTATATGTCCACTTTTCACTTTATCAGGATCTTCAAACTTGTATATGGACTGACACCAAGAGAATATCTCAAAGGCCTTAGAATCGATAGGGCGAAAGAACTTCTCAAAGAAGGAACATCAGTGACCCAGACCTGTTTTGAAGTGGGTTATGAAAGCCTGCCCACCTTTTCGAGAGCGTTCAAAAAAGGAACTGGCCATTCACCCAAGGCCTATCAGGAATTAAATAAAGCAATCTAG
- a CDS encoding VOC family protein, producing MIWISGTSVMVDDQEKALQFYTQKLGFIKKTDIPMGEHRWLTLVSPKEQNGVELLLEPLGFEPAKVFQKACKDAGMPYTAFEVDNVKAEFERLQGLGVEFSVEPKEAGPVMFVVLDDTCGNNIQLVQTL from the coding sequence ATGATATGGATTAGCGGAACCAGCGTAATGGTAGATGATCAAGAGAAGGCACTTCAATTTTATACTCAAAAGCTCGGCTTTATTAAAAAGACCGACATCCCCATGGGAGAACACAGATGGCTGACCCTTGTCTCTCCCAAAGAACAAAATGGCGTAGAACTACTGTTAGAACCACTTGGTTTTGAACCAGCAAAGGTGTTTCAAAAGGCATGCAAAGATGCCGGTATGCCTTATACCGCATTTGAGGTAGACAATGTTAAAGCAGAGTTCGAGCGGCTGCAGGGCCTGGGGGTTGAATTTTCTGTCGAACCCAAAGAAGCCGGGCCAGTTATGTTTGTCGTCCTAGATGATACTTGTGGTAATAATATTCAGCTTGTACAGACCTTGTGA
- a CDS encoding PadR family transcriptional regulator — MTQETISTQEEIVLLSVGSLEPEAYAYGIQKEIKDQAGLSWSLGTIHTILYRLENKGLLKSEMGGASDKRGGRSKRLYSLTAKGYGNVQHIQETRQAMWNKLVTNKPSF; from the coding sequence ATGACTCAAGAAACAATCAGCACTCAGGAAGAAATTGTGCTTTTAAGCGTGGGTAGTCTTGAACCAGAGGCATATGCCTATGGCATACAGAAAGAGATTAAGGACCAGGCCGGTCTCAGTTGGTCATTAGGTACAATCCACACGATACTTTATCGGCTTGAGAATAAAGGGCTTCTCAAATCAGAAATGGGAGGTGCATCGGATAAGCGCGGAGGCCGAAGCAAACGTCTCTATAGCCTTACGGCAAAGGGCTATGGCAACGTTCAGCATATCCAAGAAACTCGCCAAGCCATGTGGAATAAGCTTGTGACAAATAAGCCCTCATTCTAA